Proteins encoded together in one Hymenobacter monticola window:
- a CDS encoding polysaccharide deacetylase family protein codes for MKVLSASLLLAGLTLTACDTKTATTGEAGTSTATVEKADTAATDAAAAETSGTKAIAADEANATPAPDPSTIPAGSAGNAAAILARPQVPILCYHQIRDWTARDSKGAKDYIIPVAQFKAQIKMLADSGYHTISPDQLYAYMTTGAKLPSKPIMLTFDDTDLDQFTVARPTLAQYNYKAMYFVMTVSLGRPNYMTKAMVKQLSDEGNVIGSHTWDHHNVKKYQGKDWETQIDKPTKTLEEITGKKIVYFAYPFGLWNPQAFPELKKRGFVAAFSLAEKRDQQDPMFTIRRIIASGYWSPKTLRNNIVQSF; via the coding sequence ATGAAAGTTCTTTCCGCTTCCCTCTTGCTGGCCGGCCTGACGCTGACCGCCTGCGACACCAAAACCGCTACCACCGGCGAAGCCGGCACCAGCACCGCCACCGTCGAAAAAGCCGACACCGCCGCCACCGACGCGGCCGCTGCCGAAACCTCCGGCACCAAAGCCATTGCGGCCGACGAGGCCAACGCCACCCCGGCCCCCGACCCCAGCACCATTCCGGCCGGCAGCGCCGGCAATGCCGCCGCCATTCTGGCCCGCCCGCAGGTGCCCATCCTTTGCTACCACCAGATTCGGGACTGGACGGCCCGCGACTCCAAAGGCGCCAAAGACTACATCATTCCTGTGGCCCAGTTCAAGGCCCAGATTAAGATGCTGGCCGACAGCGGCTACCATACCATCTCGCCCGACCAGCTCTACGCCTACATGACCACCGGTGCCAAGCTGCCGAGCAAGCCCATCATGCTCACGTTTGATGACACCGACCTCGACCAGTTCACGGTGGCGCGCCCCACGCTGGCGCAGTACAACTACAAGGCCATGTACTTTGTGATGACCGTGAGCCTGGGCCGCCCCAACTACATGACCAAGGCCATGGTGAAGCAATTGTCCGACGAGGGCAACGTCATCGGCTCGCACACCTGGGACCACCACAACGTGAAGAAATACCAGGGCAAGGACTGGGAAACCCAAATCGACAAGCCCACCAAGACGCTGGAGGAAATCACGGGCAAGAAAATCGTGTACTTCGCTTACCCCTTCGGCCTCTGGAACCCGCAGGCCTTCCCCGAGCTGAAAAAGCGCGGCTTCGTCGCCGCCTTCTCGCTGGCCGAAAAGCGCGACCAGCAGGACCCCATGTTCACTATCCGCCGCATCATCGCCAGCGGCTACTGGTCGCCCAAGACGTTGCGCAACAACATCGTGCAGAGCTTCTAA
- the ligA gene encoding NAD-dependent DNA ligase LigA yields MPDTPAIQQRILALTERLHHLNHQYYQNDVSEVSDQEFDALLRELQQLETEHPDLAQPNSPTRRVGGTITKQFPTAVHRYPMLSLGNTYSEDDLREFDERVQRGLEGAPYSYVCELKFDGVAMSLSYEHGQLTQGVTRGDGTRGDVVTPNVRTIKTLPLALRPGPDQPQDFEVRGEVFMPLPVFDELNAEREQNGEALLANPRNAASGTLKLQDSSQVAARKLRFYAYSLLTPGRHFPTHSAALEALSRYGLPVSDTWRRAANINEVLDFVHHWAKKRFDLPVATDGIVIKVDNLRQQDQLGYTAKSPRWAIAYKYPAEAARTRLNEVIYNVGRTGAVTPVAMLTPVPLAGTVVKRATLHNANQIELLDLRLGDTVYVEKGGEIIPKITGVDLSARPAEAVPIQYPTACPACGTPLVRPEGEAHFRCPNERGCPPQLKARLEHYVSRKALNIDGLGAETVGRFFDLGMVKTVADIYDLPARRAELVTLERLGEKSIDNLIAGIEASKQVPFPRVLFGLGIRYVGETVAQKLAAHYRSIDAMMAASAEEMAAVPEVGGVIAAQAAHWFQQPENRELIERLRTAGVQLAVTGEAPVPASDRLAGLTFVISGVFENHSRDELQQLIISNGGKITGSISKKLSYLVAGDNMGPAKREKALGFKVPIISESELMALLPNPDEAPADDAAIDAPETSAPGVQRSLF; encoded by the coding sequence ATGCCCGATACGCCTGCCATCCAGCAACGCATCCTGGCCCTCACCGAGCGGCTGCACCACCTCAACCACCAGTATTATCAAAACGACGTGTCCGAGGTATCGGACCAGGAGTTTGATGCCCTGTTACGCGAGCTGCAGCAACTGGAAACCGAACACCCCGACCTGGCCCAGCCCAACTCGCCCACCCGGCGCGTGGGCGGCACCATCACCAAGCAGTTTCCGACGGCGGTGCACCGCTACCCCATGCTCAGCCTGGGCAACACCTACTCCGAAGACGACCTGCGCGAGTTTGACGAGCGGGTGCAGCGCGGCCTCGAAGGCGCACCCTACAGCTACGTGTGCGAGCTAAAGTTCGACGGCGTGGCCATGAGCCTAAGCTACGAGCACGGCCAGCTCACGCAGGGCGTGACCCGCGGCGACGGCACCCGCGGCGACGTGGTGACGCCCAACGTGCGCACCATCAAAACGCTGCCGCTGGCCCTGCGCCCCGGCCCCGACCAGCCCCAGGATTTTGAGGTGCGCGGCGAGGTATTCATGCCGTTGCCGGTGTTTGACGAGTTGAACGCCGAGCGCGAGCAAAACGGCGAGGCCCTGCTGGCCAACCCGCGCAACGCCGCCAGCGGCACCCTCAAGCTGCAGGATTCGAGCCAGGTGGCGGCGCGCAAGCTGCGCTTCTACGCTTACTCGCTGCTCACGCCCGGCCGCCACTTTCCCACCCACAGCGCCGCCCTCGAAGCCCTGAGTCGCTACGGCCTGCCGGTGTCGGACACCTGGCGCCGGGCGGCCAACATCAACGAGGTGCTGGATTTTGTGCACCACTGGGCCAAAAAGCGCTTCGACTTGCCGGTGGCAACGGATGGCATTGTCATTAAGGTTGACAACCTGCGCCAGCAGGACCAACTGGGCTACACCGCGAAAAGCCCGCGCTGGGCCATTGCCTACAAGTACCCCGCCGAAGCCGCCCGCACCCGCCTCAACGAAGTGATTTACAACGTAGGCCGCACCGGGGCCGTGACGCCGGTGGCCATGCTCACGCCCGTGCCGCTGGCCGGCACCGTGGTGAAGCGCGCCACTCTGCACAACGCCAACCAGATAGAGCTGCTCGACCTGCGCCTCGGCGACACGGTGTACGTGGAGAAGGGCGGCGAAATCATCCCCAAAATCACCGGCGTGGACCTGAGCGCCCGCCCCGCCGAAGCGGTGCCCATTCAGTACCCCACGGCCTGCCCGGCCTGCGGCACGCCGCTGGTGCGACCCGAGGGCGAGGCCCACTTCCGCTGCCCCAATGAGCGCGGCTGCCCGCCCCAGCTCAAGGCCCGATTGGAACATTACGTGTCGCGCAAGGCGCTGAACATCGACGGCCTGGGTGCCGAAACGGTGGGTCGGTTCTTCGATTTGGGCATGGTGAAAACGGTGGCCGACATCTACGACCTGCCCGCCCGCCGGGCCGAGCTGGTGACGTTGGAGCGCCTGGGCGAGAAGAGCATCGACAACCTCATTGCCGGCATCGAAGCCAGCAAGCAGGTGCCGTTTCCGCGCGTGCTATTCGGCCTCGGCATCCGCTACGTGGGCGAAACCGTGGCCCAGAAGCTGGCGGCGCACTACCGCAGCATCGATGCCATGATGGCCGCCTCGGCCGAAGAAATGGCCGCGGTGCCCGAAGTAGGCGGCGTCATTGCCGCGCAGGCGGCGCACTGGTTTCAGCAGCCCGAAAACCGCGAGCTGATTGAGCGCCTGCGCACGGCCGGCGTGCAGCTGGCCGTGACCGGCGAGGCGCCCGTGCCGGCTTCCGACCGCCTGGCGGGCCTCACCTTCGTGATTTCGGGCGTGTTCGAAAACCACAGCCGCGACGAGCTGCAGCAGCTCATCATCTCCAACGGCGGCAAAATCACGGGCTCCATCAGCAAGAAGCTGAGCTACTTGGTGGCCGGCGACAACATGGGCCCGGCCAAGCGCGAAAAGGCGCTGGGCTTCAAAGTGCCCATCATTTCGGAAAGCGAGCTAATGGCCCTGCTGCCCAACCCAGATGAAGCGCCTGCCGATGATGCTGCGATAGATGCGCCGGAAACGTCGGCGCCGGGCGTACAGCGCAGTCTCTTTTAG
- a CDS encoding T9SS type A sorting domain-containing protein — MHTTTLTSSWRSLCSLLNTLTLALLLLAGPAGAAPPLAALPTGRPLAGALNPDSTLQAGLCGTFDAHGYTMGTDAASGRPTFRPASTRGIRGAGDENWQDGFDLAGTNGDVYAMARAANGDLYIGGNFTTVGGIAANYLARWNGTAWSALGTGLGGSVYALAVDGSGNVYAGGGFITAGGVAANRIARWNGTSWSALGTGMSAVGVNPGVSALAVDGSGNVYAGGGFTSAGGVAVNYVARWNGTSWSALGQGLSSGVSALAVDGSGNVYAGGGFAGAGSVAATNVARWNGTSWSALGTGLGSSVYALAVDGSGNVYAGGFFTGAGSVAANRVARWNGTSWNALGAGTNGPVSALAVDGSGNLYAGGSFTTAGGVAANHVARWNGTAWSALGVGTGSNLIALAVDGSGQVCAGGFFTEGANNLARWNGTAWRALGTGLNGPLYALAVDGSGQVYAGGNFTWAGGVTANYVARWNGTAWNTLGVGTNGPVSALAVDGSGNVYAGGDFTVAGGVAANYVARWNGTAWSALGAGMDNSVNALATDGSGQVYAGGNFTTAGVVPANYVARWNGTAWNALGTGMDATVRALAVDGSGQVYAGGDFTTAGGVTANRVARWNGTGWSTLGTGMDATVRALAVDGSNVYAGGSFMTAGGVAAYNVARWNGTAWSTLVRGAGVNGTVNALAVDGTGNVYVGGLFSTAGGTAPGCVARWNGTAWSALGTGLNRTVYALSAPGTSRLYAGGDFTRVGDGSKVTAYFGIYNNVVPTGTAPASLGAQVAVYPNPAAKAVFVALPATLGHQPASAELVNALGRVVRAYALPVGRAAHSLPLTDVAAGVYVLRLSTAAGYVSRKLVVE, encoded by the coding sequence ATGCATACTACTACCCTTACCAGTTCTTGGCGGAGCCTTTGCAGCCTGCTAAATACCCTGACGCTGGCCCTGCTGCTACTGGCTGGCCCGGCCGGGGCCGCCCCACCGCTCGCTGCCCTGCCGACGGGCCGGCCCCTAGCCGGGGCCCTCAACCCCGATAGCACCCTGCAAGCGGGCCTGTGCGGCACCTTCGACGCCCACGGCTACACGATGGGCACCGACGCGGCCTCCGGCCGGCCCACCTTCCGGCCCGCTAGCACCCGCGGCATTCGGGGCGCGGGCGACGAAAACTGGCAGGACGGCTTCGACTTAGCGGGCACAAATGGTGATGTCTATGCGATGGCTCGGGCCGCCAACGGCGATTTGTACATCGGGGGCAATTTCACCACCGTTGGGGGCATAGCCGCCAACTACTTGGCCCGCTGGAACGGCACGGCCTGGAGCGCGCTGGGCACGGGCCTGGGCGGCAGTGTATATGCGCTGGCCGTGGATGGCAGCGGCAACGTGTATGCGGGGGGCGGCTTCATCACGGCCGGGGGCGTGGCCGCTAACCGCATAGCCCGCTGGAACGGCACGAGTTGGAGCGCGCTGGGCACGGGCATGAGTGCGGTGGGAGTGAATCCTGGCGTGAGTGCGCTGGCCGTGGACGGTAGCGGCAACGTGTACGCGGGGGGCGGCTTCACCTCAGCCGGGGGCGTGGCGGTCAATTACGTGGCCCGCTGGAATGGCACGAGTTGGAGCGCGCTGGGCCAGGGCCTGAGCAGCGGGGTATCGGCGCTGGCCGTGGACGGCAGCGGTAACGTGTACGCGGGGGGCGGCTTTGCCGGGGCCGGGAGCGTGGCGGCCACCAATGTGGCCCGCTGGAACGGCACGAGTTGGAGCGCGCTGGGCACGGGTCTGGGCAGCAGCGTATACGCGCTGGCCGTGGATGGCAGCGGCAACGTGTACGCGGGGGGCTTCTTCACCGGAGCCGGGAGCGTGGCGGCTAACCGCGTGGCCCGCTGGAACGGTACGAGTTGGAACGCCCTGGGCGCGGGCACGAATGGTCCCGTGAGTGCGTTGGCCGTGGATGGCAGCGGCAACCTGTACGCGGGGGGGAGCTTCACGACGGCTGGAGGCGTGGCGGCCAACCACGTAGCGCGCTGGAACGGTACGGCCTGGAGTGCGCTGGGAGTGGGTACGGGCAGCAACTTAATTGCGCTGGCCGTGGACGGCAGCGGGCAAGTGTGTGCCGGGGGCTTCTTCACCGAAGGGGCCAACAACTTGGCCCGTTGGAACGGCACGGCCTGGCGCGCGTTGGGCACGGGCCTGAATGGTCCCCTGTATGCGCTGGCCGTGGATGGCAGTGGGCAGGTGTACGCCGGGGGCAACTTCACCTGGGCTGGGGGCGTGACGGCCAACTACGTGGCCCGCTGGAACGGCACGGCCTGGAACACCTTGGGCGTAGGCACGAATGGTCCCGTGAGTGCGCTGGCCGTGGACGGCAGCGGCAATGTGTACGCGGGGGGAGACTTCACCGTAGCCGGGGGCGTGGCGGCCAACTACGTGGCCCGCTGGAACGGCACGGCTTGGAGCGCGCTAGGCGCGGGCATGGACAATAGTGTGAATGCGCTGGCCACAGACGGCAGTGGGCAAGTATACGCCGGGGGCAACTTCACCACGGCCGGGGTTGTGCCGGCCAATTACGTGGCCCGTTGGAACGGCACGGCCTGGAATGCGCTGGGCACGGGAATGGATGCAACCGTGCGGGCGCTGGCCGTGGATGGCAGCGGGCAGGTGTACGCGGGAGGAGACTTCACCACGGCCGGGGGCGTTACGGCCAACCGCGTGGCCCGCTGGAACGGTACGGGCTGGAGTACGCTGGGCACGGGAATGGATGCAACCGTGCGGGCGTTGGCCGTGGACGGCAGCAACGTGTACGCCGGGGGCAGCTTCATGACGGCTGGGGGTGTTGCGGCCTACAACGTGGCGCGCTGGAATGGCACGGCTTGGAGCACACTCGTGCGGGGCGCGGGGGTGAATGGCACCGTGAATGCGCTGGCCGTGGACGGCACCGGCAACGTATACGTCGGGGGGCTGTTCAGCACGGCCGGCGGAACCGCCCCAGGCTGCGTGGCCCGCTGGAATGGCACGGCCTGGAGCGCGCTGGGCACTGGCCTGAACCGTACGGTGTACGCGCTGTCTGCGCCGGGTACCAGCCGGCTGTATGCTGGGGGAGACTTCACACGGGTCGGCGACGGCTCGAAGGTGACAGCCTACTTCGGCATCTACAACAACGTGGTCCCGACGGGCACGGCCCCGGCCAGCCTGGGCGCTCAGGTGGCGGTATACCCCAACCCAGCGGCCAAGGCCGTATTTGTGGCGTTGCCCGCCACCCTCGGCCACCAGCCGGCGAGCGCTGAGCTGGTCAACGCGCTGGGCCGCGTGGTGCGCGCCTACGCGCTGCCCGTTGGCCGGGCCGCCCATTCCCTGCCGCTGACGGACGTGGCCGCCGGCGTGTACGTGTTGCGCCTGAGCACGGCCGCCGGCTACGTAAGCCGCAAGCTGGTGGTGGAGTAA
- a CDS encoding O-antigen ligase family protein, translated as MLQHYRSGCLSQYLLLLACVTGVAGLLASRALIAIAPIVGVVAALANPDFVRALPRYFRNGAAMRAAAIPAFLLLTGLYTSNWATWRHELYRDLVWLGVPLAFAVAVPLAGWQRLAVGSTFVLGTAAVGLATLARYLLDPAAAAEAIRVGQNVPAITHIFHIAFGIMLALTFFAGLLLRGHQRAGRALRAALLAAAAVAAIALHVLAYRTGLLVFYAGLLAVALRVLVRRHLVLGLALLAGLALGPWLAYQLLPTVQVRVNSTLFDLEQYTNGSDINEYSVARRLAALQTASNIAGDHWFRGVGPADVRDAMMAQYDWQSLGLREENRVEVHNQYVQSLLGGGVLGVALLLGLLFWPLTQGWARRDAAVCLFLVIEATAMLVDSVLDLQIGLNFFVFLYGFLMVAGERKNREQPPAALLPANG; from the coding sequence TTGCTACAGCACTACCGTTCCGGCTGCCTTTCGCAATACCTATTGCTGCTGGCCTGCGTGACGGGCGTTGCGGGGCTGCTGGCTTCGCGGGCCCTCATTGCCATTGCGCCCATTGTGGGCGTGGTGGCGGCCCTGGCCAATCCTGACTTCGTGCGGGCCCTGCCCCGGTATTTTCGCAACGGTGCCGCCATGCGCGCGGCCGCCATTCCGGCCTTCCTCCTGCTAACGGGCCTGTATACCAGCAACTGGGCCACCTGGCGCCACGAGCTGTACCGCGACCTGGTGTGGCTGGGCGTGCCGCTGGCCTTTGCCGTGGCCGTGCCGCTGGCAGGCTGGCAGCGGCTGGCGGTGGGCAGCACGTTTGTGCTGGGCACGGCCGCCGTCGGCCTGGCCACGCTGGCGCGCTACCTGCTCGACCCTGCGGCTGCAGCCGAAGCCATTCGGGTGGGTCAGAACGTGCCGGCCATCACGCACATCTTCCACATTGCCTTTGGGATAATGCTGGCCTTGACTTTCTTCGCCGGGCTGCTGCTACGGGGCCATCAGCGGGCCGGGCGGGCTTTGCGGGCGGCGCTGCTGGCCGCGGCGGCGGTAGCGGCCATTGCGCTGCATGTGCTGGCCTACCGCACCGGCCTGCTGGTGTTTTACGCCGGCCTGCTGGCCGTGGCCCTGCGCGTACTGGTCCGTCGGCACCTGGTGCTGGGACTGGCGCTGCTGGCGGGACTGGCGCTGGGGCCGTGGCTGGCCTACCAACTGCTGCCCACGGTGCAGGTGCGAGTGAACAGCACACTCTTTGACTTGGAGCAATACACCAACGGAAGCGATATCAACGAATATTCGGTGGCCCGCCGCCTGGCCGCACTCCAAACGGCCAGCAACATCGCGGGCGACCACTGGTTCCGGGGCGTGGGGCCGGCCGACGTGCGCGACGCCATGATGGCGCAGTATGATTGGCAGAGCCTGGGCCTGCGGGAAGAAAACCGCGTCGAGGTGCACAACCAATACGTGCAGTCGCTGCTGGGCGGCGGCGTGCTGGGCGTGGCCCTGCTGCTGGGGCTGCTATTCTGGCCGCTCACGCAAGGCTGGGCCCGCCGCGACGCCGCCGTGTGCCTATTCCTGGTCATCGAAGCCACCGCCATGCTGGTCGACTCCGTGCTGGACCTGCAGATTGGCTTGAATTTCTTCGTGTTTCTCTACGGCTTCCTGATGGTGGCCGGCGAGCGGAAAAACCGGGAGCAACCGCCAGCGGCGCTGCTCCCGGCTAATGGCTGA
- the dapA gene encoding 4-hydroxy-tetrahydrodipicolinate synthase, translating into MNNSGTSLSRFHGTGVALITPFTANFAVDYSGWRRLLDFCIDGGVEYLVVNGTTGESPTTTVAEKAELLRVAKEHVAGRVPLVYGIGSNNTADAVELFRSTDLHGVAAVLSASPAYNKPSQAGLVAHYQRLADASPVPVILYNVPGRTASNLTAETTLRLAHHPNIIGIKEASGLMEQCLAIAAHKPKDFLLLSGDDMLTPALIACGGEGVISVLANAFPKRFSDMTRAALAGDFAAARAGLFRLLPLNPLMYEESNPVGVKAALEALGVCGAAARLPLLEATEGLKERIRKAL; encoded by the coding sequence ATGAACAACTCCGGCACCTCGCTTTCGCGCTTTCACGGCACCGGCGTGGCCCTGATTACGCCCTTCACCGCCAATTTTGCGGTAGACTACTCCGGCTGGCGCCGCTTGCTCGATTTCTGCATTGACGGCGGGGTAGAATACCTCGTGGTGAACGGCACCACCGGCGAGTCGCCCACCACCACGGTGGCCGAAAAAGCCGAGCTGCTGCGCGTGGCCAAGGAGCACGTGGCCGGCCGCGTGCCGCTGGTGTACGGCATCGGCAGCAACAACACGGCCGACGCCGTGGAGCTGTTTCGCAGTACCGACCTGCACGGCGTGGCCGCCGTGCTCTCGGCCAGCCCGGCCTACAACAAGCCCAGCCAGGCCGGCCTGGTGGCCCACTACCAGCGCCTGGCCGACGCCAGCCCCGTGCCCGTCATCCTCTACAACGTGCCCGGCCGCACAGCTTCCAATCTCACCGCCGAAACCACGCTGCGCCTGGCCCACCACCCCAACATCATCGGCATCAAGGAAGCCAGCGGCCTCATGGAACAATGCTTGGCCATTGCCGCTCACAAGCCCAAGGATTTCCTGCTGCTCTCGGGCGACGACATGCTCACGCCCGCCCTCATAGCCTGCGGCGGCGAGGGCGTTATCTCGGTGCTGGCCAACGCCTTCCCCAAGCGTTTTTCCGACATGACCCGCGCCGCCCTGGCCGGCGACTTTGCCGCCGCGCGCGCTGGTCTCTTCCGCCTGCTGCCCCTCAACCCCCTCATGTATGAGGAAAGCAACCCCGTAGGCGTGAAAGCTGCCCTCGAAGCCCTGGGCGTGTGCGGCGCCGCGGCCCGCCTGCCGCTGCTCGAAGCCACCGAGGGCCTGAAGGAGCGGATTCGGAAGGCGCTGTAA
- a CDS encoding (Fe-S)-binding protein yields MPIVDIFIPCFVDQLYPTTALNMVKVLEKVGVAVNYNPAQTCCGQPAYNAGYHDQSRAVAEKFLADFAAPPAAAGPRYVVSPSASCVGMVRNSYSELFAGTPKLAACKGVQGRVYELTEFLVDVLGVAAVPGARLAGKYTYHDSCSALRECGIRPQPRQLLDGVAGLERIEMAETTTCCGFGGTFAVKFEAISVAMAQQKVEHALDTGADYLVSTDVSCLMHLDAYIKREKLPLKCLHVADVLASGW; encoded by the coding sequence ATGCCCATCGTCGATATTTTCATTCCCTGCTTCGTCGACCAGCTTTATCCCACCACGGCCCTGAACATGGTGAAGGTGCTGGAAAAAGTGGGCGTCGCGGTCAACTACAACCCGGCCCAAACCTGTTGCGGCCAGCCCGCCTACAATGCCGGCTACCACGACCAGAGCCGCGCCGTGGCCGAAAAATTTCTGGCTGATTTTGCCGCGCCGCCCGCCGCAGCCGGGCCGCGCTACGTGGTGAGCCCATCGGCCTCCTGCGTGGGCATGGTGCGCAACAGCTACTCCGAACTGTTTGCGGGCACGCCGAAGCTGGCCGCCTGCAAGGGCGTGCAGGGCCGCGTGTATGAGCTGACCGAATTCCTGGTGGATGTGCTGGGTGTGGCCGCTGTGCCGGGTGCCCGGCTGGCAGGCAAATACACCTACCACGACTCCTGCTCGGCCCTGCGCGAGTGCGGCATCCGGCCGCAGCCCCGGCAGCTGCTCGACGGCGTGGCGGGCCTGGAACGCATCGAAATGGCCGAAACCACCACCTGCTGCGGCTTCGGCGGCACGTTTGCGGTGAAGTTTGAAGCCATTTCGGTGGCCATGGCCCAGCAGAAAGTAGAACATGCCCTCGATACCGGCGCCGACTACCTCGTGAGCACCGACGTGAGTTGCCTCATGCACCTGGACGCCTACATCAAGCGCGAAAAGCTGCCCCTCAAGTGCCTGCACGTGGCCGATGTGCTGGCCAGCGGCTGGTAA
- a CDS encoding DUF4920 domain-containing protein has translation MKFLISFAVVLVLILAYFRLFPSAPINPVLPVPQGQQEVNGHNADVPKGATEDEEAGEEGENHSSSSITPATPGQTYGAAVTPDGALPMTALPTALGTRDSAQVKLTGKASAVCQAKGCWMTLPTADGKQMRVRFKDYAFFVPKDLSGHEVVVSGWAYRSTVPKSELQHYAKDAGKSDQEVAAITQDEQQLTFMADGVRVVN, from the coding sequence ATGAAATTCCTGATTTCCTTCGCCGTTGTCCTTGTGCTGATTCTGGCGTATTTCCGCCTGTTTCCTTCGGCTCCCATCAACCCGGTGCTGCCCGTGCCCCAGGGCCAGCAGGAAGTGAACGGCCACAATGCCGACGTGCCCAAAGGCGCCACCGAGGACGAGGAAGCCGGCGAGGAGGGCGAAAACCACTCCAGCAGCAGTATCACCCCGGCCACGCCCGGCCAAACCTACGGCGCCGCCGTCACGCCCGATGGCGCCCTGCCCATGACGGCCCTGCCCACCGCCCTCGGCACCCGCGACTCGGCCCAGGTGAAGCTGACCGGTAAGGCCTCGGCCGTGTGCCAGGCCAAGGGCTGCTGGATGACGCTGCCCACCGCCGACGGCAAGCAGATGCGCGTCCGCTTCAAGGACTACGCGTTTTTTGTGCCCAAGGACCTGAGCGGCCACGAGGTGGTGGTGAGCGGCTGGGCCTACCGCAGCACGGTACCGAAGTCGGAGCTGCAGCACTACGCCAAGGACGCCGGCAAGTCGGACCAGGAAGTGGCCGCCATCACCCAGGATGAGCAGCAGCTGACTTTTATGGCCGACGGCGTGCGCGTCGTGAACTAA
- a CDS encoding hydroxymethylglutaryl-CoA lyase has protein sequence MKLIECPRDAMQGLHDFIPTATKTAYLNALMQVGFDTLDFGSFVSPKAIPQLRDTAEVLAGLDLANTKTKLLAIVANLRGAETAAQHPEISYLGFPLSVSETFQRRNTNQSTAEALADVAAMHALCERTGKTLVVYLSMGFGNPYGDAWSPEIVTDFTQQLAALGVRIVALSDTVGTSSAATIAPLFSALIPAYPQIEFGAHLHTTPGTWREKVAAAYEAGCRRFDGALGGFGGCPMAADELTGNMATENLVAFLAEQSVPTGLNMEAFREAQLLSQPVFAGH, from the coding sequence ATGAAGCTCATCGAATGCCCCCGCGACGCCATGCAGGGCCTGCACGACTTTATCCCGACGGCCACCAAAACCGCCTACCTCAACGCCCTGATGCAAGTCGGTTTCGACACGCTCGACTTTGGCTCGTTTGTGTCGCCCAAAGCCATTCCGCAGCTGCGCGACACGGCCGAGGTGCTGGCCGGGCTCGATTTGGCGAACACGAAAACCAAGCTGCTGGCTATTGTGGCCAACCTGCGCGGGGCCGAAACCGCCGCCCAGCACCCCGAAATCAGCTATTTGGGTTTCCCGCTGTCGGTGTCGGAAACTTTCCAGCGGCGCAACACCAACCAAAGCACCGCCGAGGCCCTGGCCGACGTGGCCGCCATGCACGCGCTGTGCGAGCGCACCGGCAAAACGCTGGTAGTGTACCTCTCGATGGGCTTCGGCAACCCCTACGGCGACGCCTGGAGCCCGGAAATCGTGACGGATTTCACCCAGCAGCTGGCGGCACTGGGCGTGCGCATTGTGGCCTTATCCGACACGGTGGGCACTTCATCTGCGGCTACTATTGCGCCGCTGTTCTCGGCCTTGATTCCGGCCTATCCGCAGATTGAGTTCGGTGCGCACCTGCACACCACGCCCGGCACCTGGCGCGAGAAAGTGGCCGCCGCCTACGAGGCCGGCTGCCGCCGTTTTGACGGGGCCCTCGGCGGCTTCGGCGGCTGCCCCATGGCGGCCGATGAACTGACGGGCAACATGGCGACCGAGAATCTGGTGGCGTTTTTGGCGGAGCAGAGCGTGCCAACCGGACTGAATATGGAAGCCTTTCGGGAAGCCCAACTGCTCAGCCAGCCCGTGTTTGCCGGGCACTAA